The Opitutales bacterium genomic sequence TCCGCGTCCTTTCTGCGCCTTCCGCGGCTCGATCATCTATCGCTCCGACCCACTCCGTCGCCAAAAATCTCTCACGGAGGCGCCAAGGCACGGAGAAGAGTTTTGCCAGTATTTCCCCGCCTGATACCAATCGAGACCTGAACCTGCTGACATTCCAACAGTAAGCGGCATGATGCACCACCCCTTCACCCTATCTCACCCCACCGGTCACCCATATCCAGCCGGTGGCCACAAAGTCGGCTAGCGCCGCCATCAGGGCACCTCATCGTTCAACGAAAGAGAGAATGACCCTCAGCAAAAAGCAGAAAGCTACGACAAACTAGCTTCGAACTGGAATGGCAAAGCGTTTGACCCAGAGAATAGGATTTTACAGCACCGAGAGCCCTCTAATTCTCGAAGACAAAAGCAATTGTTCTATTTGTCTTTCAGTGAAAAATCGAATCCCTATGGGGGCGTCTTTGGTTCAATTCTATGAAATCACTCTCTAACAAAAAAATTGCTGTCATTGGTGGATCTGCGGGCATGGGCCTAGGGATCGCGAACTTAGCTGCCGAGCTGGGCGCAGAAGTCATTATCGGGGGTCGGACAGAAGAGAAACTTAAATCTGCTGTAGAACAAATAGGGAACGGCTGCCAAGGATTTCAGATTGATACGAGCGACGAGGCCTCGGTTGAGGCTTTTTTTCAGCGATGCGGAAAGCTCGACCATTTAGCCACGCCGGGGAGTTCGATCCGCACCGGTCCGTTCTTGGAGACGAGCCTCGAGAACCTTCAATTTTCAATAAATAACAAATACGTGGGGCAAGCGCTCTGTGCCAAACACGCCTTGCTTGAAGAGGGGGGCTCCATCGTGTTTTTCTCGGGCATCCTGGCGCAGCGACCACGGACCTCATCACTGCTTGGATCTATCAATGCCGCGATCGAATGTCTTGCTAAAGGTCTGGCAGTAGAACTCGCACCCATTCGCGTTAATGCCGTGTCTCCCGGACTGACCCAAGGGACCGACGCATTCTTATCGATGGATGAAGCCGCTAGAGACGCGATGTTCGAGGCTGTCAAAGAAAAGCTTCCGACCGGCTCAG encodes the following:
- a CDS encoding SDR family oxidoreductase is translated as MKSLSNKKIAVIGGSAGMGLGIANLAAELGAEVIIGGRTEEKLKSAVEQIGNGCQGFQIDTSDEASVEAFFQRCGKLDHLATPGSSIRTGPFLETSLENLQFSINNKYVGQALCAKHALLEEGGSIVFFSGILAQRPRTSSLLGSINAAIECLAKGLAVELAPIRVNAVSPGLTQGTDAFLSMDEAARDAMFEAVKEKLPTGSVGSPDDMAHAAIFLMTSPFVTGHVLCVDGGGLVI